A portion of the Luteolibacter sp. Y139 genome contains these proteins:
- a CDS encoding RibD family protein: MSRLTVSINFALSADGKISSAQKRPSGWTSREDHARLLELRKGADALMVGRGTLESDRMTMKAPHDPLRCVVSRSGEFDPEHPLFHTPGGAIHLLATEDRGRKGREIPGAILHRGSVEHFLDELAGLGVRRVHCEGGGELVFVLLERDLVDEIHLTWAGHRLFGGHGAPTVSGVPGEFLPASRQFELTEFDPRPETGECFLSYRRVREAGAQ; encoded by the coding sequence ATGAGCAGGCTTACTGTTTCCATCAACTTCGCACTTTCGGCTGACGGCAAGATCTCGTCGGCGCAGAAGCGGCCGTCGGGCTGGACTTCAAGGGAGGATCACGCGCGGTTGTTAGAGCTGCGGAAGGGGGCGGATGCTTTGATGGTGGGACGAGGGACCTTGGAGTCGGACCGGATGACGATGAAGGCACCACATGATCCGCTGCGGTGTGTGGTTTCGCGGAGCGGGGAGTTTGATCCGGAGCATCCGTTGTTTCACACGCCGGGAGGGGCGATTCACTTGTTAGCCACGGAGGATCGAGGCCGAAAAGGCCGGGAGATTCCCGGGGCGATCCTGCATCGGGGCAGCGTGGAGCATTTCCTGGATGAACTCGCGGGCCTCGGCGTGCGCCGGGTTCATTGCGAGGGCGGGGGAGAGCTGGTGTTCGTGCTGTTAGAGCGCGATCTGGTGGATGAGATCCACCTGACGTGGGCAGGGCACAGGCTTTTCGGCGGGCACGGGGCTCCGACGGTCAGCGGGGTGCCGGGAGAATTCCTGCCGGCGTCGCGTCAGTTCGAGCTGACGGAATTCGATCCCCGGCCGGAAACCGGCGAGTGCTTTCTGAGCTACCGGCGGGTGCGCGAGGCGGGGGCTCAGTGA
- a CDS encoding glutaredoxin family protein: protein MSKPAPKITAYLKTFCGWSEGVRAIMRKYDLQFEEKDIIKNPAFRWEMEQRSGQSLSPCVEIDGTMLPDISGDEVEAWLTKNGYFEKSEAAADAPTNSACSDEQHEAMARGDFKLPGKIKFLG from the coding sequence ATGAGCAAGCCTGCACCGAAAATCACCGCCTACCTCAAGACCTTCTGCGGCTGGAGCGAAGGCGTCCGCGCCATCATGCGGAAGTATGACCTTCAGTTCGAAGAGAAGGACATCATCAAGAACCCCGCCTTCCGCTGGGAAATGGAGCAGCGCAGCGGCCAATCCCTCTCCCCCTGCGTCGAGATCGACGGCACCATGCTGCCCGACATCTCCGGCGACGAAGTCGAGGCCTGGCTCACCAAAAACGGCTATTTCGAAAAGAGCGAAGCCGCCGCCGATGCCCCGACCAACTCCGCCTGCAGCGACGAGCAGCACGAGGCCATGGCCCGCGGCGACTTCAAGCTCCCCGGCAAGATCAAGTTCCTGGGCTAA
- a CDS encoding serine hydrolase domain-containing protein, which yields MSPSALGELLSVFEENFRSRGEIGASVSVWWRGEEVLSAAEGWCEKERTRAWTAGTLVPVYSATKGPAAATLLLALDAKGLGPETLVREVWPAFPVAEATFAHLLSHQCGLAALDRKAAVWDHAEVVAAIEAQAPAWRPGEGHGYHPRTFGTMVDEPVRRLTGKPLGAVWRETIAEPLGLEFWIGLPESEWPRVARLYPGKASAEEMQDGFYKEFNTEGSLPRRAFGSPTGLRSVQEMNDPKAWSAGLPAMGGVGTASALAKFYQAAIGAIESPLNERVRQALGVVRVSGDDRVLMQPTAFSCGCQLDPLDGSGKKVRELYGPSVHGFGHPGAGGSHALGDPDSGVSFAYVMNQMELSVLPGRKSVEMVRALFS from the coding sequence GTGTCTCCGTCCGCGCTGGGTGAATTGCTGTCCGTCTTCGAAGAGAACTTCCGCAGCCGCGGGGAGATCGGGGCGTCGGTGAGTGTCTGGTGGCGCGGGGAGGAGGTGCTGTCGGCGGCGGAGGGGTGGTGCGAGAAGGAGCGGACGCGGGCGTGGACTGCGGGAACGCTGGTGCCGGTGTATTCGGCGACGAAGGGGCCGGCGGCGGCGACGTTGTTGCTGGCGCTGGATGCGAAGGGATTGGGGCCGGAGACGCTGGTGAGGGAGGTGTGGCCGGCTTTTCCGGTGGCGGAGGCGACGTTTGCACACTTGCTTTCGCATCAGTGCGGGCTGGCGGCGCTGGATCGCAAGGCGGCGGTGTGGGATCATGCGGAGGTGGTGGCGGCGATCGAGGCGCAGGCTCCGGCGTGGCGACCGGGCGAGGGGCATGGGTATCATCCGCGGACCTTCGGCACGATGGTGGATGAGCCGGTGAGGCGTCTAACAGGAAAGCCGCTGGGGGCGGTGTGGCGCGAGACGATCGCGGAGCCGCTGGGCTTGGAATTCTGGATCGGGCTGCCGGAGAGCGAGTGGCCGCGGGTGGCGCGGCTTTATCCTGGAAAGGCATCCGCGGAGGAGATGCAGGATGGCTTTTACAAGGAGTTCAATACGGAAGGATCGTTGCCGCGGCGTGCGTTCGGTTCGCCGACGGGATTGAGGTCGGTGCAGGAGATGAACGATCCGAAGGCGTGGTCGGCAGGCTTGCCGGCGATGGGTGGGGTGGGGACGGCTTCGGCGCTGGCGAAGTTCTATCAGGCGGCGATTGGCGCGATCGAGAGTCCGCTGAATGAGCGGGTGAGGCAGGCGCTTGGGGTGGTGCGGGTGTCCGGCGATGACCGGGTGTTGATGCAGCCGACGGCGTTTTCGTGCGGGTGCCAGCTGGATCCGCTGGATGGCTCGGGAAAGAAGGTGCGCGAGCTCTATGGGCCATCGGTGCATGGCTTCGGGCATCCCGGGGCGGGTGGGAGTCATGCGCTCGGGGATCCGGATAGCGGGGTGAGCTTCGCGTACGTGATGAACCAGATGGAGCTCAGCGTGCTGCCGGGGAGGAAGAGCGTGGAGATGGTGCGGGCGCTGTTTTCGTAG